The DNA segment GGGATCTCCAGCTCCAGTGTTTCGATCGGTTCGCAGACCTGCGTGCCGGCCTGCCGCAGCGCTCCCATCAGCGCCAGCGGGGTCAGCTTGCGGAAGTCACCGGCTGTGCTGACCGGCGACCAGTAGGCCAGGTCCTTTAGTGTGACGACGCAGTCGATCACCTCCCAGCCGCACAACCCCTGCTGCAGCGTCTCGTAGACGGTCTCCTCGATCGCCCGGTAAAACGCTGGCGGCAGTGAACCGAGCTCGCGTTCGTAGCGGATGCCGCTGCCCGATGGCCCGGCTTCGACCTGGAAGCCCAATCCGGCGTAGTACGGGTTGTCATCTGCGCCGATCACTTCGGTCTGCGCGCCGCTGCCGATGACGCGCTCGACGCAGATTGTCCGGCTCGGCCCGAACCAGACGTCGAGGCCGTAGTCGCGGGTCAGCGTGTCGGTCAGTACCTCCTTCTGCACCTCGCCGAAGAGGCGTACCGAGATCTCGCCCGCTTCGTTGCGCTGGCGGAGGGAGATGAGCGGATCCTGCTCGGCAAGCTGCTCCAACGCCTCGCGTAGCTGCGTGATTTTGCTCTTGTCGATCGGGCGGACGATGCTCTCGAGCGCCGGTGGCGGGAACGCCGTCGGTGCTCTGCCCACCCCGTCCTGCTCGCCAATGTGGTCGCCGATGCGCGCGTCGCGCAGCCCATGCAGGATCGCGATCTGGCCAGCTCGCAGCTCGGCGGACTGCACCGTCGCACCACCGCTGAACCGGTCGATTGCCGTGATGCGCTCGTCGATCTCCAGCGTTTCGCCGAATGTGTTCCGTCTTTGCAGCAAGACGTGCTGGCGGACGACTAGCCGACCGCTGAACAGTCGGACGTAGACGAGCTTCTCGCCGCCCGGTCGCCGCGCGATCTTGAAGACCGTCCCGCTCGTCGGCGCGTCGCAATTAGCCTCTGCCGGCGGCAGCCAGTCGGCGATGCTGGTGAGCAGCGCATCGACGCCGACGCCAGTCATCGCCGAGCCGAACAGCGCCGGCACGACATCGCGCGTCGCCACCTGCTGTCGCAGCTCGGCAGCGAGGAACGCGGACGACGGCGCGCCATCGCTGCGCTCGTACTCCTCAATCACCCGCTCGCTTGTCTCGGCCAGCAGGTCGGTCAGCGCCGCCAGATAGTCCGGATCGTCGCGGTCGATTGGCTCGACGTTCGCCGTGCGCTCGCCGAGGTCGGTTGCTTGGTTCAGCGCGACGACGCGCAGCCCGAGCTTCTGGCGGATATCGTCCAGCAGCGGTTCGCCGCGTGCACCGAGGCGGTCGATCTTGTTGACGAAGACGATCAGCGGCAGGCCAGCTGCCCTGATCGCGCGCGCCAGCCGTCGCGTCTGCGGCTGGACGCCCTCGACGGCCGAGACGACCAGCACGACGGCGTCGAGCGCATCGAGCGCACGCGCCACCTCGGCGATGAAGTCGCCGTGGCCAGGGGTGTCGATCAGATTGACGGTGAGATCGTCCAGCCGGAACGACGCGACCGCCGACCAGATGGTGATGCCGCGGGCCCGTTCGAGGTCCCGCGTGTCGGTCTGTGTTGTGCCTTTGTCGACGCTGCCGGGCGCGGCGATGACGCCGCTCTGGAAGAGGATGCGTTCGGTGAGGGTCGTCTTACCGGCGTCGACATGCGCCAGGATCCCGAGGTTGAGTTCTGCCATGCACGCTACCTTCGTTGAAGAAGCAGGTGGACGTCTGGTTCTTCAACAGGCTCCGCATGGGACTCTCCTTCTCACTCCGGATCGCGCAACGATGATGGGCGCGACAGCATCGCGCGGACGCATCGTAGCAACAGACGGCGGATTGCGCTACTGGCCGCGGGTCGTCCTGCGGCGCTGCGGCGTCGCCTCACGGCGAGGACGGCGCCAGCGCCATCCCTACGAAACGGCAAACGAACTCGTCGTCCACAGGACACCCCCTCTCCCAACGTTGGGCGGGAGCCCTCTGGGCAGCGGCCGGGGGATGAGGGCCGTCCTCACTCCACCACCGGCAGCGTGATCCGCGAAGGGTGCGCGGCGTCGTGGTGGATCGTATTCTCAGCGACCTGCGACCGGTGGTGGCGGCCGATCGGTTCGCCGGTGTTCGGGTTCGGGTCGAAGCGCGGGAAGTTGCTGGATGAGATGTCGACCCGAATGCGGTGGCCACGGCCGAAGACCGCGCCGGTGCCGTACATCGGGATCGTCAGCTCGTAGACCTGCCCCGGCTCCATCAGCGTCGGGTTGGCCGGATCGTCGCGGTAGCGGCAGCGGAAGATCGTGTCGGACAGGTTCAGCGCGTAGCCGTGCGGATAGTCTTCCGACGGCGGGAACACATCCACCAGCTTCACGGTGAAGTCCGTGTCCGGCGCGGACGACGAGATGTAGAGCGTGGCCTCCAGTGCGCCGATGACCTGCACTGGTTCGGCCAGCGGCTCGGTCTGGAAGACGACGACATCGTCGCGCGCCGCCAGCGG comes from the Thermomicrobiales bacterium genome and includes:
- a CDS encoding TetM/TetW/TetO/TetS family tetracycline resistance ribosomal protection protein, with the protein product MAELNLGILAHVDAGKTTLTERILFQSGVIAAPGSVDKGTTQTDTRDLERARGITIWSAVASFRLDDLTVNLIDTPGHGDFIAEVARALDALDAVVLVVSAVEGVQPQTRRLARAIRAAGLPLIVFVNKIDRLGARGEPLLDDIRQKLGLRVVALNQATDLGERTANVEPIDRDDPDYLAALTDLLAETSERVIEEYERSDGAPSSAFLAAELRQQVATRDVVPALFGSAMTGVGVDALLTSIADWLPPAEANCDAPTSGTVFKIARRPGGEKLVYVRLFSGRLVVRQHVLLQRRNTFGETLEIDERITAIDRFSGGATVQSAELRAGQIAILHGLRDARIGDHIGEQDGVGRAPTAFPPPALESIVRPIDKSKITQLREALEQLAEQDPLISLRQRNEAGEISVRLFGEVQKEVLTDTLTRDYGLDVWFGPSRTICVERVIGSGAQTEVIGADDNPYYAGLGFQVEAGPSGSGIRYERELGSLPPAFYRAIEETVYETLQQGLCGWEVIDCVVTLKDLAYWSPVSTAGDFRKLTPLALMGALRQAGTQVCEPIETLELEIP